From the Neoarius graeffei isolate fNeoGra1 chromosome 1, fNeoGra1.pri, whole genome shotgun sequence genome, one window contains:
- the LOC132889380 gene encoding aquaporin-4-like, which translates to MAAFKGIWTKAFWRAVSGEFLATLIFVFISLGSTINWTSDKENPPPADLVLISLCFGLTIATMVQCFTHISGGHINPAVTAAMLVTRKLSLAKALFYITAQCLGAITGAGILFLVTPSAVKGSLGVTMVNSSISVGHALVVELLITFELVFTVFATCDNKRNDLKGSASLAIGIAVVIGHLFAIPYTGASMNPARSFGPAVITLSWESHWVYWVGPILGGILAAAMYEYLYCPDLELKKYCKETLIKDSSGKYKEVECPINQQVGEQDDITISPGSSSYTEKGEKKEALQDISGDGLTPV; encoded by the exons ATGGCAGCTTTTAAAGGCATTTGGACAAAGGCATTTTGGCGTGCAGTCTCTGGTGAATTCTTAGCCACACTAATCTTTGTATTTATTAGTCTTGGCTCAACCATCAACTGGACATCAGACAAGGAGAATCCACCACCTGCTGACCTGGTGCTCATCTCACTCTGTTTCGGGTTGACCATCGCTACCATGGTGCAATGTTTCACTCATATCAGTGGAGGCCACATAAACCCAGCTGTCACTGCTGCCATGCTAGTCACCAGAAAGCTGAGTCTTGCCAAGGCCTTGTTTTATATAACTGCACAATGTTTGGGCGCCATCACCGGGGCAGGGATTCTGTTCCTGGTTACACCAAGTGCTGTTAAAGGCAGTTTAGGTGTTACAATG GTGAACTCAAGTATCTCTGTGGGTCATGCCCTGGTTGTGGAGCTCCTGATCACGTTTGAACTTGTCTTCACCGTGTTTGCCACCTGCGACAACAAACGTAATGACCTCAAAGGTTCAGCCAGCCTTGCCATCGGTATTGCTGTAGTCATTGGCCATCTTTTTGCG ATCCCTTACACTGGAGCCAGCATGAACCCTGCTCGCTCTTTTGGGCCTGCAGTCATCACGTTAAGCTGGGAAAGCCACTGG GTGTATTGGGTTGGCCCCATTCTAGGCGGCATTCTGGCAGCTGCAATGTACGAGTACCTGTACTGTCCAGACCTGGAACTGAAGAAATACTGCAAAGAGACGTTGATCAAAGATTCTTCAGGAAAATATAAAGAGGTGGAGTGTCCCATCAACCAGCAAGTTGGAGAGCAAGATGATATTACGATCAGCCCTGGTTCTTCTTCATATACGGAGAAAGGGGAGAAGAAGGAGGCTTTACAGGATATATCGGGTGATGGGTTGACCCCTGTATGA